Below is a window of Pelobates fuscus isolate aPelFus1 chromosome 13, aPelFus1.pri, whole genome shotgun sequence DNA.
GAACAAATGACTGTATTCAGTGTCTGTACAGACAATAGCGCGTGCAAAAAAAATGCTGCTCTGTAGATAAACCTTGGACTGCACAACATAAACGTATGGTAACCTCAAGATATAGATATATCCCAACATAAAATATGCATATTCCAaataatatactgtatgtatgtatatatataaagcttGCACAATGTCAGAACGTGAAGCCAACTTATAGTGCAAGAGCGGCGAAATATGTGAAATCCGATCCTTTAAAAGGTACTTGTAGACAAATCCTGACCCGAGCCATCCTAAAGAAATCCCAAAATGCAAGAAAGCTCTGGCACTTCCAGTATTAGAGCGTTGCTGTAATAACTCAAGAGAGGTACCTCTAATCTTGTGGCCTGCCCCACACCTGGTAGATAGGCAGCCCTCTGTAAGAATGGGGTGAGGGgagaatatatatttaataattattaaaataaaaattattaaagcaTCTCTTATTCCCACTCCCTACACcgccacacacattacacacacagtatacccaccttcacatacacacatgcacacactcacacaggacACTTCCCCATACACAAAGAGTACACCCCCTGCAAACAAACTTCATCCCTGATACACATTCATCCCTCACTCCTATATACACTCACTTCAATCCCAATACACATCCATCTTACAGCTCCTTGATACACATGTacaatgcaaccccaatacacatacacactgcagcccatagacacatacacatactgtacaggccacacacacaccaacacaacaGTCCCTGTCAACAAACGCACAATCTTAGCAGCCCCTATACATGTGTACAAGCATATACACTACAGCCCTTAGCAATACAtagtacaccacaaacagaccctTTTTTACACACATGACCAAAAACATCCCCTTCTACACACACCTGCCTCACATTAATTTTGTTCTTTGGTATTCAAGTTGTGGGAACACCAGAGACAAGACACCAGCAAATGCAGTGCAAGTGTCATTAAATTCACCTGCGCTGTGCTAAACCATCATAGGGCGTTTCACCCATCTTGGGGTGGTGGAAAGATTGGGTGAAGAAGTCCATCACTTCCATTCACTGAAGGATCCTCCACAAGGTAGCAAAACATTGTTCCACTAGTTGATGACGGACATGGGTGACAGCTGTGATGTAATTCGACTAAAAGCAGACATAAGGTTCCTGAATTAGTTCCAGCAAAGCCAGGAGAGCCAGTCCAATCTCTCTGAATGTGAGAACATTGACTGGAAGCCTTGCCTCTTGAGGCCACCATGACCAAGGACGTCAACAATCCACAAAGTTCTCTAGAAGGAATACTCTTGGTTCACTGACAGATGGGAAATTCAGCAAACTAAGTCTCTCTTCAGTGGAATTGCATCAGAGGATGCTACCAAAAGGCTCAGATTATCCATTCAGTTCACCACTGAAGGCATAGGGTTGACCTGAGCTTTTATGGTGAAATGTCTGTTGATTTTGAATGAGGACATAAAGTCACATTGACTTTTAAAACTTTAGAGGACTATGGTCTATTCCTTTTATGTCAATGGGGAAGGAGTAGCAGGAACAGGGGTAAAATATATAATCGCCAGTTGTCTTTCCTTTACTATTTGTGGTCCAGCAACGAAAGAAAGGGACTACATCTTTCCATTCACATAAAGAAAAGTTTGGAATATATATGTTTCCTTTCTGAACATGGCAGACTGCCAAAAAATAACTGAACACTAGATTGAACCAAATTTGCCTCTCTAcctaaaaaccaaaacaaaatacataataCTTACAGTACTATACCTTGAccaaaaattgtgtttttctgaGAATTGAAAACATCCCTTGCATTGACCTTGATTGGTTTAGTTTTTAGTCAATGCCAGTGTAGCATCTCCCAccagatatttttttattaggcTAATCACTGTACTGAagacatttttcttttgcagcTTTTGTTTATGTCAAAAATTATTTGCGTCATCACAAACCATATCCTATACATACAAACTAAAATTACGAaaaatccattttatttttttcttcttctataatTACTACTGTTTGTCTAGTTTTGTCCAATTCCTGCTTCTGAAGCTGAAGCAAGTCCCCCTCCCTCCAGTACAGTTGTCAGAGTAAACGAAGCTGACAGGCACAATGGGAGATCAATATTCTTGCCATAATTAGTAATAAAACCAGTGTGGGGAGGTCAGGAGGgcacaaaacccctgccctgttAGTAAGTCCTGCCAGCAGTGCAGTTTGCATGACGCTAGCCTCCTGATACCGGTTTAGTTCTAATGGCATGGAGAGGAACGTACGATTCATAACGCAAGCTACCTTAGAATCTAACGAGTTTCAGATTCTTTGGAGTTCAGATTCTATTGACTGCAAGATATGTAAAATAAAGAGATTAGGAGAGTATCTAGTTATGAATGTCAGGGGAGTGTGCCTGCCTCACCCGATGTTGCACCCGTCCTGTTACCAGCactttttaaaaagttacaagaaCTTAATAACGTTCTTTTGATAGAATCTTCTCATTGTTGGACCTCCAGTCCAGTGACATCATCACAATCTGGAAGATAGGCGCCTGATCAGATTTTCATGATTTCCGTTTTAGTGTGATGTCATTAGATTATAGAAAATATTCTCAAAGATTTCATTtctttaatgtatttaaaaaaaaaaatattgctctgAGGCTGGTTCAGGCATCAATACACATTGTTTGTTCTACTGCTCACTTGAAATACATCAGCAACAACAACAAAGGGAGCTCCAGCCCATGAAACCGATGATTAATATGTGTTCCTTTgtgttaaaaagttaaaaactgaCTGCATGCCATGCTTTTTGGTTTGCGGTAGGCTCCTATTCCATAAGCATTAAACCTTCATTGCAATTAAGGACTTAACATTCTACACAGCTTTACCAGATGAAACCGTGTTTTAAGCATTATGGTCAACCCTGGCACTTTATTCATACGCATATCCAGCTATGCCCAGATTTTACCACtatagaatgtaaaaataaacttacatGCAAGATACATTAGcggaataaagggaatatgtatatACAGCAAGCAATACCTCACCCCATCTTTTCAGTATCTCAATGCTCTTTATGTTCTTTATAAAAGGACAGAGCCTCTGCAAGCcccactattgtggattacaactcccatgagttTATCTGGTTGAGAATCATGGGGATTGTAGTCTATAACATTTGGACTAGCGGAGGGTATCCCTTGCTATACACAAGCACCACTTCCCTCCCAGCGTTGTATCCTCACCTACACGTTGTGATCTAACGTACTGATGTGATGGTTAATTTAGGCCCTTTTCCCCTGTGAGCTATGATTAGGGCTCTGCCATGTGCTTCATTATTGGCGAACACTTCAATAGTGCCATTTAAAAGGCCATATTTCTGCCTTCCTCGTTGGACCTAGCGATGATACATGGTGATAATTGGCAGAGAGCGATGACTCTCAGTGGCCTTTTAATCGCCCTATTTGTCAGACTCGGTGTCTGTGCAAGACGAGTCATATTGATGGCCCTTCTCGGTCCTTCAGTCGCTGACATTTAACCCATCCAGTCACATAATTTAAAAAGAACCTGTGCAGCACTGTCAGAGCAGTGGCAGGCTTCTTTTTGGGGTGTATAGGTCTATGTTAGAACTTCTGAAACCTGTTCTCAAGTAGCaccaataaacctgattttatttttagaagAGCCGCAGTCTTTAAGCTATGATTGAAAATAATCATAATTGTGgactcaatttattatttttaatgagcctttttaaaattatttaatattttttgaaaaaaaacaatatatatatatattattattatttttttaacataattatttatttttgttgtgcagtgaaACAAACACAGATATGCATTGACATATAGAGTAATCATGAGCACTGGTGAGACAATATGAAGTTACATGTCAAGAttagctgcactttttttttttttcttccgttAAGAGTAAAAAATAAACGTAAACAATGAATGTGGAAAAAGCACAACAGGAAGTGCGGGATATGCATGCTGGATATGCATGAGTAGACAATAGTTAACTATGGTATGCTTAGGTGTATTAAGAGGTACAACTCACGATAGACAAACTATGCCTAATGCGTCGGTTGAGATCATGAAAGAAGAAAAGTTAGTCTAGATTAGTCTAATTAGATAGAGGTACCACTGGGAATATGCTTTTTTTAAGTGATACGAaggagacaaaaaacaaaaacaaaaacaatgaaacaaaaaacaacccACAAACAAACTAACTGGTGCAGATTTCAAATTATGGATGCTAGTCACTAGTCCCCCTCAACCCACACCACAAGTTGGCCAGAGCAGAAAGTCCATCTCAACACTGATGTAATTTTCCCTTCTCCCTGCCATCAGACAAGGTAGACCTTTCTGGGTGTCTTGCCATCGGTCCACACctgagaaatatatttttttaatattttgaactaCAAATTAAGATTTCGATTTttggtgatttatttattttttcattatttttgtggTGCTTGTGAAGAACATCACTTTAGTAATGACATTTCTACAAAGCCAAGGTTAACATTGTGAGGGAACATTGCATGTCAAGGTTTACAGGACCGTTTTTGTATATGTAGCATGAGGGAAACAGTCATGTCTTAGGGAAGAATCAAAGCATAACATAGGTACAAGTAGGTAACAGACATAAATATTGAGGGATTAATCAGAAAAAGTAAATGATTATAACAAGAGATACTGCATTAATATTATTCCGCTGGAACCATAGGTCCGCAGGTATGGAACGACTGTCGGTCCGCACCCCTGCAGTAGACCGTCATTTTCGGGTAGACAGTCAACCAACACCCTGACTGGGTAGCATGCTGTGATATAGTGAAAGTCCACTCATGGGAGGAACAAAGCAGCAACAGGCAGCGCAATCCTTggccccccttccccctttttgtgatttaaaaaaaattaaataatattttaatatttcaaaaagtaaatcattttaaaagtttatttaaaaaaataaataaataataaaaatatatatatctatatgtatatatacactcatacatatatatatatatatatatatacacacacacacatatacacacacatttgaaAAGcatacccaaaaatattaaatcaaggcctacatTGGATATTATTTGTGGAACGATGAGTTCTGCTCAACGGAAAAACAAGTGTGTAGAATGCTAGGCAAAAAGTCAACCTGGCAGTCACAAGGatctggagaatttttccaattcctcTCTCTTGCCATAGATTTTACAAGTTTTTATTTCCAGTTAACCAGCCTTCACTATTCCTTTTACAGATATGCTCATTTTCATTCAGCTGCAAATCTTGTTATGCCCCTACTGCCCTCTGTCTCATGAGTATCGTGTTGGTGTCTGGAAGGGTAGATTGGACTTGCGCACTAGCCGCCAGACGCATTCTTTACAGATATAACACTCTGCATTTTTACTTGGAGAATATATAAATTTGGCATTTAACCATTATCCAATGGCTAGTGGAAAATATTCTAATTTCCCCAATGTgcttagataaaataaaattgaaaaacaaagttaaaaaaaaaaaaaaggaaaagaaatggaagatggcaaagcattgtgggatttGTAGTTGTACAAGAGCTGGAGATCTATTCGAGAACaggttttaaaaatgtaaaaaatacaattataattaGTAACTCCACGCTGCGTCAAATCAGCCATGGTATAGCATAATATGCATTTCTACAAGTTAAGAAATGCATCCAATTTCATCAAAGTACATATGGTTTTGACTAagcaaacaacaacaatatacttttaaatctgtttttaaatattttcagaACTACTTTtggaaattatttatatatttagttgaGCCTATTCCCCTTGCCCTTCTCCTAGattattattgattatttttctttatcCCTCTTAATTATTGAAATAGCTCATTCTTTTTACCTTTTCTAGTCTCTTTGTTCGGAGCTCAGACTGCGTCGGCGTGGGGTGGCGTCAGTCCTACGCCTGTGTCACCACCTTCTTGGTCTCCAGGAACAAACTCCACAGCAGGATCCTCCTAGCTTACAGCTCCTGAGTGTCAACCTGGAGAGACGATGGGAAGCCATAGTTATGCAGAGTACACAGTGGCAAAGACGGCTGCAGAGGGAACTTGGGGATGAACAGGTCAGTGGAAGTGGATGACAATTTTGTTTgggattaaatggacactccagacacgattcagcttttttattttacacaatagaatttgacacttttataaattaacctggttacaccccctggctgttacttcctagtttggttagctcagtggagataaactctagTGGCAGGCATTacgctgcattgagaagtctgtgattggtcagccaCAGAACGTCTGGGTGTCAGATTGGCACGCCCGACCGGCGGAGAAATTCTGGGTGCAGGCCGAAATCACACAGACCGGTGGGCAGATACCCGCGATGCTATGGGGGCACCACCCAACACGCTCTCCACAGGTAACCCCATGATAGACGCCACCTTGAAGACGTGGTGCTCACTCCGCTACCCGCAGCAGATAACCACTCAAACCAGCCCGCTCACGCCCATAGTCTACAACCCAGATATAGGGGGGCAGACTGACGCCAGCAGACACGTGAAACTTTGCCCGATCGGACTGGATATACATGCGCCAATGGTGTGCCAACGGCACCATAAAAACCCTGGCAGACTTGCTCCCCGACGCCAACCCAACAGGCCTCGACCGGTTCCACTACAAGAGTATTGCAGCGTTTGCAAACTGTTTCGCTatgcccccaataaaaaaaaaaaaatgcatcattaaatgcatggaagttttcattgggggtatattacTAAACATGGCACCATGACTAACACAGCAAGTTTCATCAGTTGCAAATAGGTCAGACATTTATGTTACTTAGATAGAATACCAAATCAACAGAACATCTATGGTTTTGACTGTTGACAGTTACTTAAAGTAGCATCTTAATTTTCTCTGCTCAGGCTACTTTCATTGTCCTAGTAAGTCTTTCTTGTATATTGTACACACAAAAAGTTACATAAAATTGAATAAATTACTGAATTAAAATGCTAATCTAAAATAACGCTGTTGCGTATTGGTATgtacatattatataaataaaacgtCTAAGAACAGGAAGTAGGCATACACTTTGACATATATTAAAAGCTGCCTCAAACATTAGCTCACCATTCTTGACTGTTTAATTTCGGTGttatttgattattgtgataacACATCCACTCTTTGTGCATAGACTGTTGGCAATGATGGGAAgctcattttaattatgttaattacaAAATTATCAACCCATACAGGTAGCCAAGATCAGTCCCTGATTccatctatgtttttttttgcaggaaaTAGATCTGCTAGTGGACCCAGATTGGGCAGATTTAAGCAACGCAGGAGTAGAGGAGGCTTTGGAATGGGATGAGACAGACATAACGGTGGAACCTTCATGCGACACCGAAGATTCCAAACACGTAGCACCAGATACTCCTTCAGCATATGAAACATGTTATTCAGGCCAAGCTGGCCCCACGTATCCACGCCATCTCCAATCTTCAGTATATCAAGTCTATAGCTTGCATAATATAGAACTCTTCACACCAAACATGGATTCCTCCCTAAGAAAATACCAAAAGTTAGGGCCACTAGCTCCACTTCCCATTTCTCTATTACAGGGTAGTACCTTTTCATCTTTGCCAGATTTAGCAAATGGATCTCATCAACCAAACCATTACCAATCCACAAAAATCCTGGGGAGTTCTAGTGGCCATTCAGAGAGTGAAAGTGGAATTGCAAGCGGAGGAGAAGGAGTGACTGCTGCAAATTCAGAAGGATGCTTATCATTGGATGGGGAGGGAATGCAAAGTGGTCAAGGGCAAGTCGAGGACATACAGCAAATAGACACTGATGCTCCACTAGCTCCGTATTCTAGATCAAAGCACCATTACCCTTTTGCATTATATGATTGCTCCCTATTACAAGCAGAGAAACTTAAACAGATGACTCTAGGAAAAACACAAAGGTCCATTCCAGGCTTTTATTTTTCAAGGACACCTGGTCAAATTGGTACGAACAGGACTATGCTTCCTGTTAGCTCTGAAGACCATAGTCCAGAAGATAATGTTGACTTTCAAGACCTAATTGAGGTACTGAGCCCTCAGAATTCTTCTCACAACTCTTCTTCTTTGGAATCCCTCTCAGTGACTTGTGAAGTGCTTGAAGCAGAGCCTACAGCACTGAGGCGGAGTGTATCTCTGGAGAGTTGGCCAGCCTCTTACAAAAGCAATGAAGACTTGTTCAGTCAACAGGGCTCTGCTGATATCACTCCTGGGAGTGAGCCCAGGGAAGAGCTGAGCAAACGTACATTAGACTTACTGAAAAGGTTGGAAGATATTGAATGTCCATCTGAGCAGAAGTTGAAACGTAGTCTATCTGATGACATTACCCTAAGGAGTGGCTCTCATGAGACATCTCTGCCAGGGATCCGCACTCAAGCAGAGAAAGTGACATCAGAAAATGAAGATCTTGGCTCTGAACTAACAGAGTTGAGCAGCAGTGAGGAGCTATCGCTAAAGTCAGAAGATCTTGTAGTACTAAAAGGCAGACTGATGGATTCCAATGCTAGTTTTCGCAAGCACTTGAGTCGTTCTCTAGCTGGGGATGAAAGAGAGGCAAATCTCAGTATGATTGTGAATGTATCATGTACTTCAGCCTGCACAGATGAAGAAGATGACAGTGACCTTCTGTCTAGCTCTACACTAACCTTAAcagaagaggaagaagaagaagaggaactTGACGAACTCAATAGAAGTCTTGGAAGTGAAGATGAAGCTGGGGATGGTATAGGACTTCCCTTAGGGTCCGATTTTATCAGGCGTGAGCTGCAAGCATGGATTAGACCTACCTATTTGTTGCCcagagaaagaagaaaaatgaaTAGAGTAGTACAGGAAATAACAGGAACACCAAAAGTTGACAAGAGCTGGAAGAGTTCACTGAACAGAGAACAAGAAAATAATGGAAATGAGAAAGATGCAAATGAGGAAGATACAAGTAAATGTTTGACAAATGAAGAAGAGACTGTAAATAACTCAAGTCATCAAGTTGATGACTTGGAAAATGGAAATGTTAACAATAGACTGAGCGCCATTAAGGACAATGTAAGTACAGTAAGCCactctgtaaagaaaaaaaatggaccTTATCCATGGTTATCAATAACCAAGACCGAGAAACTCCACCCTCCCAGCATGCCCGCTTTGGCATATCATAAACCCCGTGAACTTGGACCCACCTGCAATCAGAAGAGCAACTTGCGAATAACATGTGATGCTGTTGCAGATGTAGACATGACAGATAATAGTTGCATGACATCTGAAAAAACCAAACCAGAGCCTTGTCACCAGCTAACAGAAGAAACACCGGAGTCATCTTGTTCATGCCATGGTTCTACTAATGAGAGGACAAACAGTCCAGACTGCACAGTACATGAATTTGTGAAGGAGATTCTGGGCATGACATCAACTGCACTTTATGGGTCACCTCCAAAGGATGGGCTGAATAGTGGCACAGGAGCACAAATCAGAGAGAAGGTATTGGAACATTCCCGCAGGCAGCTGGAGAGAGGAGACTTTTACTCTTACCTGTCCATTTCTTCCCATGACAGTGACTGTGGGGAGCTTAATGGACCTGTTCGTGCTACTACACCGGAGATGCTAGCACAAGACGATGGAGAGTTTGAGAGCATGTTTGAAGGCTGCACACAAGACAAGGAAGAAGAGCAAATAGCTGACACATTTACTGATCTCAAAGGGTCTTCCGATGTGGCTACCACACCACAGCTTGCACCAGGTTTCCCACTGAAAACCACCTCTACTGTCTTCAAGAATCCACAGAGCAGAGCCCAATCCTCAGGACAACAAACCACAACAAGGGCATCTGTCCGAAAATTCCAGGGTCACTCAGAAGGCAATAAAAAAAGTAGTAGTACCAAGCTTTCCAGCAAGATATTCCCTGCAACTCAAGAGATGTGTTCAGAACCACAGCAGAAATGTCCTGTTAAGCCTACAGCTTCTAGCCTCCCAGTTCTGCATAAGAGAGTGCGTGACCAGAGGTCGATGACAGCAGGCAGCTCCTCAATAGGCAGAGGTCAACATAAGGTTGGTATTATATTGTCCCTCTTCAGTTTTCTAGTCTGATCGTCTATTTCACCAATCCTAGCAAATAGCCTAAATGGGTGCCATAGAAAGGATGTTGGAGGCTTGAATAGAGGCTTTCTGGTagagcagtttctctataatcAACAATGTCATAGGTCAATGTATTAAATCCCTGGCCCTATGTCTGCACCTACATATCCCAAATACATTTCACACTTCCATGACtttggttactccaaccactatgaccacttcagtgatttgaatggtcatggtggtaggagtcagtatgtacagtgttcagtctattgccaacTCTTGATGGCTTTGAGAATCTCTACGTTCATTATACCTTTGTGCTCCAGAGGACTTCCTTTATCCTGCTTGCCTTTCTGATTTTGCTGTGCATTCTTCTCCATAAGCTGTCCATCTAAGCGTGCACAGCTGGATGTTCCCCAATCCAATAACCATTTTAATCTTGGGTGATGTGCCGTGCCATCTTTTTATAGCCATACCGATGGCGCACATTTCTGTTGCCTATATACTTAAAACTTGAAATATTATTAGCATTCAAGCTGCAGGCCACAATTCACCACTGCCAGGCAAGGACCATTGCATATTTCCACAAAGCACACAATAGTGCATAACATATGATTGCATGTGAGCAGCTACAGCCCTTAGTACACATCCCGTGGAGATTCACAGTACAATGTGCAATGGCACTgcaccaaaaaaaacacaaaaaaaaaattaatattaccTTTTCCTTTTGATTCTTTGCAGAAGCCATCCAATGGACCCAAAACCTAAAGGGAGCTGTAATCGACCCCATCAACTGCCAGGGTACCTCCATTGCAGGTGTGAAGGTGACAATGAGTGTACTGGCCTCCTCCGTTTTGTCTAACATGGCATTTGGGGTTTATGTACATTCATGTTTTTtgcaaaaccaaattttttgctaACCCCTTTAGATTTTTTGGGAGTAAAAACAGGGTATAATGAGTAAATCCTGCTGCACAATGCCTGGCGATGTTTAATGCCTTGGGTACTTATAAATTCTTGGTAATGGGTAAGTTATTTTAACAAATCCCAAAATTCCAGAGTCATTGTGTATGGACACCGCTAACGATGGCATCAGCTAAATACTACAAAATTGTGGGGTAGCTTCAAACTACTGTTCCAGTATGGAAATGTAATGTACTatttaaaaaaccaaacaaaaccaaacaaaaaaaaaaaaacaacaccatcAACAACGAAGGTATCAGGAGATGAgaaatatctaaaaaaacaaaaaacacaacagaaaacaaacaagtgGTTGGGAAGTTAAAAGATCTACGGAATGTAAACAAATAAGAGAAAATGGTAACAATGAACGGACGTGGACAATTGTGGTAGGTGAATTCAGAAAGTAGTTTAGCAAGTGAGAACGTTTTATACCAGGTTATAAAGGGAAGTTATAGGGAAAATTCAGTATAGCGGGTTCACTGCCTATCATTGAATTCTGATAGAGCTGTGCCCTTTAAGTGAGCTCAAGTCAGCCACATAAATGAAGGACTTGTTCACTtccgaacttaaaaaaaaatactacttgGATTTTAGTGGAATTTAAGTACAGATTTTGGAAACCATGGTTCGAGTAGACTGACGTGAAAATGAATGATAAGGAATGGTTACTTAGCAGTATCTCGGAGGAAT
It encodes the following:
- the AKAP6 gene encoding A-kinase anchor protein 6: MSLNLATTRSEDMEIIESHSSHECEVDPPVEQDCVRRYERPPPLHAGADWKIILHLPEIDTWIRSTSERVRRLTQSVQEDPQSKHVDVHLMQLKDICEDISDHVEQIHALLDTEFSLKLLSYSVNVIVDIHTVQLLWHQLRVSVLVLRERILQGLQDSNGNYTRQTDILQAFTKEDQEDRLDALTEVDGSGQLTIRCPSDYLSLDCGITAYELSDYSPRDEEEPQPLSAKPLEAWTYNAMQQEFPDLVKGPGLLSVVSEKEQKPMTVEQENEHSNPQMEESGKQPLRSLPVSESTTPKRPLQETSDHGGDSPTRPSLPKRGLFLNEDNDWGESGTTGTSLKMISPLSTLPSYSPAPYNHLSLSLTTPHSPAAPSAHRTQPQPEEDGAQEMQETKQKDIEEPQCLNGNGPLSGSSLSPCSTPKESHIDIQDHRTLDSPPQEVGSNSWYGSDEFLALPSHLHEADLLALHLGNLSQLVSPSPEESLPALRDVEDWEISSGSEIGPSSPRCFSPSTPSDLPLHSKESGQSTPCPMGQGSSIRQNRAALIQRLMWDIQRQDNDRHVWDRIQGFVSKLDRFIRWLQDAMEATENWTPPLAETEALQQYLHTHLNFKQSVDGHCALKDAVLEEGHRLMEVLVSHRPGFLEMLQMISVQWKELQKQIRRQHGWILSCLDTIKAEILQSDENSEEVSETKPNGASSSREAQRDAVSQMSQQLSSAQYSPNPPSNCTPKSPERTLRSDSTQEIEAECEEFWDWLLDMDATVKNSLGLLVSEDQHLQMCKRCRVEMSLREDRVQALLSQLASMRNKGTRLPDSILEREGLIREKWEMLKKSLSEALSTGSPQPVLSPGSGNLVQQLEQRVKELKSWLRDTELALYNSSLRLDEEGDGKTKERLQRELQRFQSLCSELRLRRRGVASVLRLCHHLLGLQEQTPQQDPPSLQLLSVNLERRWEAIVMQSTQWQRRLQRELGDEQEIDLLVDPDWADLSNAGVEEALEWDETDITVEPSCDTEDSKHVAPDTPSAYETCYSGQAGPTYPRHLQSSVYQVYSLHNIELFTPNMDSSLRKYQKLGPLAPLPISLLQGSTFSSLPDLANGSHQPNHYQSTKILGSSSGHSESESGIASGGEGVTAANSEGCLSLDGEGMQSGQGQVEDIQQIDTDAPLAPYSRSKHHYPFALYDCSLLQAEKLKQMTLGKTQRSIPGFYFSRTPGQIGTNRTMLPVSSEDHSPEDNVDFQDLIEVLSPQNSSHNSSSLESLSVTCEVLEAEPTALRRSVSLESWPASYKSNEDLFSQQGSADITPGSEPREELSKRTLDLLKRLEDIECPSEQKLKRSLSDDITLRSGSHETSLPGIRTQAEKVTSENEDLGSELTELSSSEELSLKSEDLVVLKGRLMDSNASFRKHLSRSLAGDEREANLSMIVNVSCTSACTDEEDDSDLLSSSTLTLTEEEEEEEELDELNRSLGSEDEAGDGIGLPLGSDFIRRELQAWIRPTYLLPRERRKMNRVVQEITGTPKVDKSWKSSLNREQENNGNEKDANEEDTSKCLTNEEETVNNSSHQVDDLENGNVNNRLSAIKDNVSTVSHSVKKKNGPYPWLSITKTEKLHPPSMPALAYHKPRELGPTCNQKSNLRITCDAVADVDMTDNSCMTSEKTKPEPCHQLTEETPESSCSCHGSTNERTNSPDCTVHEFVKEILGMTSTALYGSPPKDGLNSGTGAQIREKVLEHSRRQLERGDFYSYLSISSHDSDCGELNGPVRATTPEMLAQDDGEFESMFEGCTQDKEEEQIADTFTDLKGSSDVATTPQLAPGFPLKTTSTVFKNPQSRAQSSGQQTTTRASVRKFQGHSEGNKKSSSTKLSSKIFPATQEMCSEPQQKCPVKPTASSLPVLHKRVRDQRSMTAGSSSIGRGQHKKPSNGPKT